From Hyla sarda isolate aHylSar1 chromosome 5, aHylSar1.hap1, whole genome shotgun sequence, a single genomic window includes:
- the CBX3 gene encoding chromobox protein homolog 3 isoform X1 — translation MRGDVVRASRRRLSVRTDGAAAPDTEKMGKKQNGKGKKVEEAEPEEFVVEKVLDRRVVNGKVEYYLKWKGFTDADNTWEPEENLDCPELIEAFLNSQKAGKEKGPIENKRKSVSDSESEESKAKKKRESVDKPRGFTRGLEPERIIGATDSSGELMFLMKWKDSDEADLVPAKEANMKCPQVVIAFYEERLTWHSCPEDEAQ, via the exons ATGCGCGGTGACGTAGTGCGCGCCAGTAGAAGGCGATTGTCGGTGAGAACTGACGGAGCAGCAGCACCGGACACAGAG AAAATGGGGAAGAAGCAGAATGGAAAGGGCAAGAAAGTTGAAGAGGCAGAACCTGAAGAGTTTGTTGTAGAAAAGGTTCTGGACAGACGTGTTGTAAATGGAAAGGTTGAATATTATCTAAAGTGGAAAGGGTTTACAGA CGCAGACAACACTTGGGAACCAGAAGAGAACTTGGATTGTCCAGAGTTAATTGAAGCTTTCCTGAATTCTCAAAAGGCTGGCAAAGAAAAAGGTCCAATAGAAAACAAGCGTAAATCAGTGTCAGACAGTGAATCTGAAGAGAGCAAAGCAAAGAAGAAACGAGAATCG GTTGACAAACCAAGAGGTTTTACTAGAGGTTTAGAGCCAGAAAGGATAATTGGAGCTACAGACAGCAGTGGGGAGCTGATGTTCCTTATGAAATG GAAAGACTCTGATGAAGCAGATTTGGTCCCGGCAAAAGAAGCGAATATGAAATGTCCTCAAGTTGTTATTGCATTTTATGAAGAGAGACTAACATGGCATTCTTGTCCAGAAGATGAAGCGCAGTAA
- the CBX3 gene encoding chromobox protein homolog 3 isoform X2: MQASLETQKMGKKQNGKGKKVEEAEPEEFVVEKVLDRRVVNGKVEYYLKWKGFTDADNTWEPEENLDCPELIEAFLNSQKAGKEKGPIENKRKSVSDSESEESKAKKKRESVDKPRGFTRGLEPERIIGATDSSGELMFLMKWKDSDEADLVPAKEANMKCPQVVIAFYEERLTWHSCPEDEAQ; the protein is encoded by the exons ATGCAGGCCAGTCTGGAGACGCAG AAAATGGGGAAGAAGCAGAATGGAAAGGGCAAGAAAGTTGAAGAGGCAGAACCTGAAGAGTTTGTTGTAGAAAAGGTTCTGGACAGACGTGTTGTAAATGGAAAGGTTGAATATTATCTAAAGTGGAAAGGGTTTACAGA CGCAGACAACACTTGGGAACCAGAAGAGAACTTGGATTGTCCAGAGTTAATTGAAGCTTTCCTGAATTCTCAAAAGGCTGGCAAAGAAAAAGGTCCAATAGAAAACAAGCGTAAATCAGTGTCAGACAGTGAATCTGAAGAGAGCAAAGCAAAGAAGAAACGAGAATCG GTTGACAAACCAAGAGGTTTTACTAGAGGTTTAGAGCCAGAAAGGATAATTGGAGCTACAGACAGCAGTGGGGAGCTGATGTTCCTTATGAAATG GAAAGACTCTGATGAAGCAGATTTGGTCCCGGCAAAAGAAGCGAATATGAAATGTCCTCAAGTTGTTATTGCATTTTATGAAGAGAGACTAACATGGCATTCTTGTCCAGAAGATGAAGCGCAGTAA
- the CBX3 gene encoding chromobox protein homolog 3 isoform X3 has translation MGKKQNGKGKKVEEAEPEEFVVEKVLDRRVVNGKVEYYLKWKGFTDADNTWEPEENLDCPELIEAFLNSQKAGKEKGPIENKRKSVSDSESEESKAKKKRESVDKPRGFTRGLEPERIIGATDSSGELMFLMKWKDSDEADLVPAKEANMKCPQVVIAFYEERLTWHSCPEDEAQ, from the exons ATGGGGAAGAAGCAGAATGGAAAGGGCAAGAAAGTTGAAGAGGCAGAACCTGAAGAGTTTGTTGTAGAAAAGGTTCTGGACAGACGTGTTGTAAATGGAAAGGTTGAATATTATCTAAAGTGGAAAGGGTTTACAGA CGCAGACAACACTTGGGAACCAGAAGAGAACTTGGATTGTCCAGAGTTAATTGAAGCTTTCCTGAATTCTCAAAAGGCTGGCAAAGAAAAAGGTCCAATAGAAAACAAGCGTAAATCAGTGTCAGACAGTGAATCTGAAGAGAGCAAAGCAAAGAAGAAACGAGAATCG GTTGACAAACCAAGAGGTTTTACTAGAGGTTTAGAGCCAGAAAGGATAATTGGAGCTACAGACAGCAGTGGGGAGCTGATGTTCCTTATGAAATG GAAAGACTCTGATGAAGCAGATTTGGTCCCGGCAAAAGAAGCGAATATGAAATGTCCTCAAGTTGTTATTGCATTTTATGAAGAGAGACTAACATGGCATTCTTGTCCAGAAGATGAAGCGCAGTAA